From a single Callithrix jacchus isolate 240 chromosome 5, calJac240_pri, whole genome shotgun sequence genomic region:
- the SPPL2C gene encoding signal peptide peptidase-like 2C, with translation MACLSFLPAMGFLLLISTVAWGEYGVVHVVSENWSKDYCIRFSSHYITLPQDLDHTPLLPLYDGTKVAWCPGEDSLHQAQSGSPSQRPLCQTTAMVMGGNCSFHTKGWLAQGHGAHGLLIVSRVSDQQCSDTTPVPQDPHQPLPNLTIPMAILHYADMLDILSHTRRGAVVRVAMYAPPEPIIDYNMLVIFILAVGTVTAGGYWAGLTKANRTQRHRARGGGGPGGHRPPPEAAAAEGTQEKDDEDIPVDFTPAMTGTVVTVSCSLMLLLHICYDYFVYVMTGIFSLGAGTGLYSCLSPLVCRLLLQQYQRPPHGLQTSLPLPLLLLAILCTMVVVFWVGCRNEDSWAWLLQDALGISCCLFILHRVRLLTVKNCSSFLLALLAFDVFFVFVTPFFTKTAESIMVQVVTGPAESLSHKKLPMVLRVPWLRVSALTLCDKPFSILGFGDIVVPGFLVAYCRRFDVQVCSRQVYFAACTVAYAVGLLLTFMAMVLMQMAQPALLYLVPSTLLTSLAVAACRQELSLFWTGQGRVKTPGLCHAPSADSRQKQEGAADAHTASILERDTSQGAGDLDSNPGEDTAKTVTISENEATTPEDCSDSSEGWSDANLDPNELPSIPPGASEELMPLMPTAMLIPLMPLMAPHSELGCVHAQAQVHDTSLPWWAGGSTRGRV, from the coding sequence ATggcatgcctcagcttcctccccgCCATGGGCTTTCTCCTCCTCATCAGCACTGTGGCCTGGGGAGAGTATGGCGTGGTCCACGTGGTGTCGGAGAACTGGAGCAAGGACTACTGTATCCGGTTCAGCTCCCATTACATCACCCTCCCCCAGGACCTGGACCACACCCCGCTCCTGCCCCTGTATGATGGCACCAAGGTAGCCTGGTGCCCGGGTGAGGATTCCCTCCACCAGGCCCAGTCCGGCTCCCCCAGCCAGCGGCCCCTCTGCCAGACCACCGCCATGGTCATGGGGGGCAACTGCAGCTTCCACACCAAAGGCTGGCTGGCTCAGGGCCATGGTGCCCATGGGCTGCTCATTGTGAGCCGGGTCAGCGACCAACAGTGCTCAGACACCACCCCGGTGCCCCAGGACCCCCACCAGCCCCTGCCAAACCTCACCATCCCCATGGCTATACTCCACTACGCCGACATGCTGGACATCCTAAGCCACACTCGTCGGGGGGCTGTGGTCCGTGTCGCCATGTACGCGCCCCCCGAGCCCATCATCGACTACAACATGCTGGTCATCTTCATCCTGGCTGTGGGCACAGTGACCGCAGGCGGCTACTGGGCCGGCCTGACCAAAGCCAACAGGACACAGCGGCACCGTGCCCGAGGAGGAGGGGGGCCTGGCGGTCACCGCCCACcgccagaagcagcagcagctgaggGAACCCAGGAGAAAGACGATGAGGACATCCCAGTGGACTTCACGCCGGCCATGACGGGCACAGTGGTCACTGTGTCCTGCTCGCTCATGCTGCTGCTCCACATCTGCTATGATTACTTTGTCTACGTCATGACCGGGATCTTCAGCCTGGGTGCTGGCACTGGCCTCTACAGCTGCCTGTCACCCCTGGTGTGCCGCCTGCTCCTGCAGCAATACCAGAGGCCTCCGCACGGCCTCCAGACTTCTCTGCCACTGCCCCTGCTGCTGCTGGCGATCCTGTGCACAATGGTGGTCGTCTTCTGGGTGGGCTGCCGCAACGAGGACTCCTGGGCGTGGCTCCTGCAGGACGCGCTGGGCATTTCCTGCTGCCTGTTCATCCTGCACCGCGTGCGGCTGCTCACTGTCAAGAACTGCTCCTCCTTCCTGCTGGCCCTGCTGGCCTTTGACGTCTTCTTCGTCTTCGTCACTCCCTTCTTCACCAAGACTGCTGAGAGCATCATGGTGCAGGTCGTCACGGGCCCTGCAGAGTCTTTGAGCCACAAGAAGCTGCCCATGGTGCTCAGAGTGCCCTGGCTAAGAGTCTCCGCCTTGACCCTGTGTGACAAGCCCTTCTCCATCCTTGGCTTTGGTGACATCGTGGTCCCCGGCTTCCTGGTGGCTTACTGTCGCCGCTTCGATGTGCAAGTCTGCTCCCGGCAGGTCTACTTTGCAGCCTGCACCGTGGCCTATGCCGTGGGCCTGCTGCTCACATTCATGGCCATGGTCCTCATGCAGATGGCCCAGCCTGCCTTGCTCTACCTAGTGCCCAGCACCCTGCTCACCAGCCTGGCTGTGGCTGCCTGCCGCCAAGAGCTCAGTCTCTTCTGGACCGGCCAGGGTAGAGTCAAGACGCCTGGGCTCTGCCATGCCCCTTCAGCTGACTCtaggcagaagcaggagggtgCAGCAGATGCCCACACAGCCAGCATACTTGAGAGGGACACCAGCCAAGGGGCGGGGGACTTAGACAGCAACCCTGGAGAAGACACTGCCAAGACTGTCACCATATCTGAGAATGAAGCCACCACTCCTGAGGACTGCAGTGATAGCTCTGAGGGCTGGAGTGATGCCAATTTGGATCCTAATGAGCTGCCGTCCATCCCTCCTGGGGCCTCAGAGGAGCTGATGCCACTGATGCCAACGGCCATGCTGATTCCACTCATGCCCCTAATGGCCCCACACTCAGAGCTGGGCTGTGTCCATGCCCAGGCCCAGGTCCATGACACCAGCCTGCCCTGGTGGGCGGGGGGGTCCACAAGAGGAAGGGTTTGA